From Gouania willdenowi chromosome 18, fGouWil2.1, whole genome shotgun sequence, one genomic window encodes:
- the tada2b gene encoding transcriptional adapter 2-beta, whose protein sequence is MADLGKKYCVNCLADVTNLRLRCTDCPDIELCPECFSAGAEIGNHRRWHGYQQVDGGRFSLWGPEAEGGWTSREEQSLLDAIEQYGFGNWEDMAAHVGASRTPQEVMEHYVTMYIHGNLGKACISDSIPNRVTDHTCPSGGPLSPSLTTPLPPLDISLAEQQQLGYMPFRDDYEIEYDQDAEKLISGLSVNYDDEDVEIDMKRAHVDMYVRKLRERQRRKNFARDYNLVPTFLGRDKKDKEKEKPGALGGAGVSAGVGGPGAGAGTVGSGSTTVAGMGTVSSAPKRKITKEEKEQRVRLRGLCQFMAHREFEEFFENMHKERVLRAKVRELQRYRRNGIGRLEESAEYEAARHKREKRKENKSVINSKRSSSGGGGLGSGMGLGGGAGGGAAGGMGAGGGIKEEGKDGEFAAIENLAGFELLSDREKVLCNSLNLSPARYLTVKTIIIKDHLQKRQGIPAKSRLPSYLDKVLKKRILTFLTESGWISRDAA, encoded by the exons ATGGCCGACCTGGGGAAGAAGTACTGCGTGAACTGCCTCGCAGACGTGACCAACCTCCGGCTTCGCTGCACCGACTGCCCGGATATTGAACTGTGTCCGGAGTGCTTCTCGGCCGGTGCAGAAATCGGTAACCATCGGCGGTGGCACGGCTACCAGCAGGTGGACGGTGGTCGCTTTTCACTGTGGGGTCCCGAAGCGGAGGGAGGATGGACGAGCAGGGAAGAGCAGTCGCTGCTCGATGCTATCGAGCAGTATGGCTTTGGAAACTGG gAGGACATGGCTGCTCACGTCGGAGCGTCTCGAACTCCTCAGGAAGTCATGGAGCACTATGTCACCATGTACATCCATGGAAACCTGGGAAAGGCCTGCATTTCGGACAGCATTCCCAACCGTGTGACGGACCACACGTGTCCTAGCGGAGGGCCTCTGTCGCCCAGCCTCACCACGCCCCTCCCCCCGCTTGACATCAGCctggcagagcagcagcagctcggTTACATGCCATTCCGAGACGACTACGAGATAGAGTACGATCAGGACGCCGAGAAACTCATCAGTGGTCTGTCCGTCAACTACGATGACGAGGACGTAGAGATTGACATGAAACGCGCTCACGTGGATATGTATGTGCGAAAACTCCGAGAACGCCAGCGGCGGAAGAACTTCGCCAGAGACTACAACCTCGTGCCAACTTTTCTTGGTCGAGACAAGAAGGACAAGGAGAAGGAAAAGCCTGGAGCGCTGGGCGGTGCTGGTGTTTCAGCAGGTGTGGGCGGCCCAGGGGCCGGGGCAGGTACAGTCGGGTCAGGGTCCACCACGGTGGCAGGGATGGGGACCGTTTCCAGTGCCCCTAAAAGAAAGATCACTaaggaggagaaggagcagcGGGTGAGGCTGCGCGGGCTCTGCCAATTCATGGCCCATCGGGAATTTGAAGAATTTTTTGAGAACATGCACAAAGAGCGGGTCCTGAGGGCCAAGGTGCGCGAGCTACAGCGTTACCGCCGTAACGGCATCGGGCGCCTAGAGGAGTCCGCCGAATACGAAGCTGCTCGACACAAACGGGAGAAACGCAAAGAGAACAAAAGCGTGATCAACTCCAAACGGAGCAGCTCGGGTGGCGGAGGCCTTGGCTCCGGGATGGGACTCGGGGGCGGAGCTGGAGGTGGGGCTGCTGGAGGAATGGGGGCTGGGGGCGGGATCAAGGAAGAAGGTAAAGATGGAGAGTTTGCGGCCATTGAGAACCTGGCGGGCTTTGAGCTGCTGTCCGACAGGGAGAAGGTTCTGTGCAACTCTCTCAACCTCAGCCCGGCGCGATACCTGACTGTGAAAACCATCATCATCAAAGACCACCTACAGAAGAGGCAGGGCATCCCCGCCAAGAGCCGGTTACCCAGTTACCTGGACAAGGTCCTCAAGAAGCGCATTCTTACTTTCCTCACAGAGAGTGGCTGGATATCCAGAGACGCTGCTTAG
- the cfap184 gene encoding cilia- and flagella-associated protein 184, with protein MDTETGNLEDSVRGTSEVDFITKQMNNDGANELEASEHTVSMEAGKEELFDEKVTTSIVLTSDDDGVKMDEVTDKTLLPLEDSVVFEINSSYNQETSRLNLDTPEAENQEEGGGGGGASEEETEDLNLEEYLQVLQQLQEQREKAIQHSSRQQRKLAEYLCKKNGGDSRLEEDQPVAQQQQHYEKYISVLSELKQQIQAESDMAQQEAEELRVQSQERLHQVEDEWRALAALKREVCVSVLSRRVGREAAEDRVHKALMAEQLQQDQVNGLRLKSIQLQMKIHRLEEELGDDDEKDRDPLLIQFEKLQTERLERKRLEEKQNEEVSKLQKKILSSLEIISYTKNNLQRSKMEVQTKKKQLAELEAEVERRREHLSKTKQVSNNLHRHNGRLKEQRGLLGNRLLLQDFEDTVDASEYLEEQLESLKSRHAEVYRGRRCWKNE; from the exons atggaCACAGAGACGGGAAACTTAGAAGACAGTGTAAGAGGCACCTCAGAAGTGGACTTTATAACAAAGCAAATGAACAATGATGGAGCCAATGAATTAGAGGCATCAGAACATACTGTCAGTATGGAAGCTGGTAAAGAAGAGCTTTTTGATGAGAAAGTGACCACCAGCATCGTCCTCACGTCTGATGATGACGGAGTGAAGATGGATGAAGTCACAGATAAGACACTACTTCCTCTTGAagacagtgttgtttttgagaTTAACAGCAGCTACAACCAGGAAACGTCCAGACTAAATCTGGATACACCTGAAGCAGAAAACCaggaggaaggaggaggaggaggaggagcatccGAGGAGGAGACAGAAGACCTCAACCTTGAGGAGTACTTACAGGTTCTCCAACAGCTCcaggagcagagagagaaggccATCCAGCACAGCAGCAGACAGCAGAGGAAGCTGGCAGAGTATCTCTGTAAGAAGAATGGAG GAGACAGTCGACTGGAGGAGGATCAGCCTGtggcccagcagcagcagcactatgAGAAGTACATCAGCGTCCTCAGTGAGCTGAAGCAGCAGATCCAGGCTGAATCAGACATGGCCCAGCAGGAGGCCGAGGAGCTGAGGGTGCAGTCCCAGGAAAGGCTGCACCAG GTAGAGGATGAATGGCGAGCGTTAGCGGCATTGAAACGGGAAGTGTGCGTATCCGTGCTGAGCAGACGTGTTGGCAGAGAAGCTGCTGAGGACAGAGTCCACAAGGCACTGATGGCAGAGCAGCTTCAGCAGGACCAAGTGAACGGACTGCGTTTGAAGAGCATTCAGCTGCAGATGAAGATCCACAGGCTGGAAGAAGAGCTTGGTGATGACGATGAGAAGGACAGAGACCCTTTGCTGATCCAGTTTGAGAAGCTGCAGACTGAGAGGCTGGAGCGGAAACGGCTCGAGGAGAAGCAAAACGAGGAAGTGTCGAAACTGCAGAAGAAGATTCTCTCTAGCCTGGAG ATCATCTCATACACAAAGAACAACCTGCAGAGGAGCAAGATGGAGGTCCAGACCAAGAAAAAACAGCTGGCTGAGCTGGAGGCCGAGGTAGAAAGGAGACGGGAGCACCTGAGCAAGACCAAACAGGTGAGCAACAACCTACACAGGCACAACGGGAGGCTGAAGGAGCAAAGGGGCCTGCTGGGGAACAGGCTTCTACTACAGGACTTTGAGGACACTGTGGATGCTTCAGAGTACCTGGAGGAACAGCTGGAGAGCCTCAAGAGTCGCCACGCAGAGGTTTACAGAGGAAGGAGATGTTGGAAGAATGAATGA
- the LOC114480735 gene encoding butyrophilin-like protein 2 isoform X2 → MDTIVHCLYNSSCLLPSNYKQGDATNICWMYKKAAIVHSSFSENRNMSLRQDLSFKGRTSLVEDQVTGRKTELLLENAKVEDEGPFQFVIGCRNDGYQSTNVVQVNAPVQRVDIIRAGNIFTCSSEGVYPKPELTWSANPKFKVNPQPNTTVQQTEGKLYNISSSLKLPDVDEDLLVSCTVSTRLNEWTSTWRKPIVTNGWAEISCSHMNTSSGGFSLVWRFNDTDIMTWNRTDGQHVSAQWKKHVLAEMGSDVLHLRNLSSDLCGTYRCELSSANETRATHTQLTLNTGGSKIVVGGVIGIIIIVILVIAIAVFVYLVYHYRCQRKNVREANSHEMEPMKHRLA, encoded by the exons ATGG ACACCATCGTTCATTGTCTGTACAACAGCAGCTGCCTCTTACCATCCAACTACAAACAAGGAGATGCAACAAACATCTGCTGGATGTACAAAAAAGCGGCCATTGTCCACTCTTCTTTTTCTGAGAACAGAAACATGTCTCTCCGCCAAGACCTTAGTTTTAAGGGTCGGACTTCACTGGTGGAGGATCAGGTCACTGGAAGGAAGACGGAGCTCCTGTTGGAGAATGCGAAGGTTGAGGATGAAGGACCGTTCCAGTTTGTAATTGGCTGTAGAAACGATGGATACCAGTCCACTAATGTTGTGCAGGTGAACG CTCCAGTCCAAAGGGTGGACATTATAAGAGCAGGAAACATTTTCACCTGCAGCTCAGAGGGAGTCTACCCTAAACCGGAGCTCACCTGGTCTGCCAACCCTAAATTCAAAGTGAACCCTCAGCCCAACACCACAGTCCAGCAGACTGAGGGGAAACTCTACAACATCTCCAGCTCTTTGAAGCTCCCTGACGTGGATGAAGATCTGCTTGTCAGCTGCACCGTCAGCACTCGGCTCAACGAGTGGACGTCCACTTGGAGGAAACCCA TTGTAACCAACGGCTGGGCTGAGATCTCCTGCTCCCACATGAACACCTCCTCAGGGGGCTTCAGCCTTGTTTGGAGGTTTAACGACACAGACATCATGACGTGGAACAGGACTGATGGGCAACACGTCTCAGCTCAGTGGAAGAAGCATGTTCTGGCTGAGATGGGGTCAGATGTTCTCCATCTACGGAATTTGTCTTCAGATCTGTGTGGAACGTACCGCTGTGAGCTCAGCAGTGCTAATGAGACCAGAGCTACTCACACACAGCTCACCCTGAACACAG GTGGCTCAAAGATTGTTGTTGGTGGTGTGATTGGAATCATTATCATTGTGATTCTGGTCATCGCTATAGCAGTATTCGTGTACCTCGTTTATCATTACAGATGCCAAAGGAAGAATGTGAGAGAAGCAAA TTCACACGAGATGGAGCCGATGAAGCACAGATTGGCATGA
- the LOC114480735 gene encoding uncharacterized protein LOC114480735 isoform X4, with product MYKKAAIVHSSFSENRNMSLRQDLSFKGRTSLVEDQVTGRKTELLLENAKVEDEGPFQFVIGCRNDGYQSTNVVQVNAPVQRVDIIRAGNIFTCSSEGVYPKPELTWSANPKFKVNPQPNTTVQQTEGKLYNISSSLKLPDVDEDLLVSCTVSTRLNEWTSTWRKPIVTNGWAEISCSHMNTSSGGFSLVWRFNDTDIMTWNRTDGQHVSAQWKKHVLAEMGSDVLHLRNLSSDLCGTYRCELSSANETRATHTQLTLNTGGSKIVVGGVIGIIIIVILVIAIAVFVYLVYHYRCQRKNVREANSHEMEPMKHRLA from the exons ATGTACAAAAAAGCGGCCATTGTCCACTCTTCTTTTTCTGAGAACAGAAACATGTCTCTCCGCCAAGACCTTAGTTTTAAGGGTCGGACTTCACTGGTGGAGGATCAGGTCACTGGAAGGAAGACGGAGCTCCTGTTGGAGAATGCGAAGGTTGAGGATGAAGGACCGTTCCAGTTTGTAATTGGCTGTAGAAACGATGGATACCAGTCCACTAATGTTGTGCAGGTGAACG CTCCAGTCCAAAGGGTGGACATTATAAGAGCAGGAAACATTTTCACCTGCAGCTCAGAGGGAGTCTACCCTAAACCGGAGCTCACCTGGTCTGCCAACCCTAAATTCAAAGTGAACCCTCAGCCCAACACCACAGTCCAGCAGACTGAGGGGAAACTCTACAACATCTCCAGCTCTTTGAAGCTCCCTGACGTGGATGAAGATCTGCTTGTCAGCTGCACCGTCAGCACTCGGCTCAACGAGTGGACGTCCACTTGGAGGAAACCCA TTGTAACCAACGGCTGGGCTGAGATCTCCTGCTCCCACATGAACACCTCCTCAGGGGGCTTCAGCCTTGTTTGGAGGTTTAACGACACAGACATCATGACGTGGAACAGGACTGATGGGCAACACGTCTCAGCTCAGTGGAAGAAGCATGTTCTGGCTGAGATGGGGTCAGATGTTCTCCATCTACGGAATTTGTCTTCAGATCTGTGTGGAACGTACCGCTGTGAGCTCAGCAGTGCTAATGAGACCAGAGCTACTCACACACAGCTCACCCTGAACACAG GTGGCTCAAAGATTGTTGTTGGTGGTGTGATTGGAATCATTATCATTGTGATTCTGGTCATCGCTATAGCAGTATTCGTGTACCTCGTTTATCATTACAGATGCCAAAGGAAGAATGTGAGAGAAGCAAA TTCACACGAGATGGAGCCGATGAAGCACAGATTGGCATGA
- the LOC114480735 gene encoding uncharacterized protein LOC114480735 isoform X1: MTPHTYLTYTVALNSMEFLVKIGLFLNFLLIITADTIVHCLYNSSCLLPSNYKQGDATNICWMYKKAAIVHSSFSENRNMSLRQDLSFKGRTSLVEDQVTGRKTELLLENAKVEDEGPFQFVIGCRNDGYQSTNVVQVNAPVQRVDIIRAGNIFTCSSEGVYPKPELTWSANPKFKVNPQPNTTVQQTEGKLYNISSSLKLPDVDEDLLVSCTVSTRLNEWTSTWRKPIVTNGWAEISCSHMNTSSGGFSLVWRFNDTDIMTWNRTDGQHVSAQWKKHVLAEMGSDVLHLRNLSSDLCGTYRCELSSANETRATHTQLTLNTGGSKIVVGGVIGIIIIVILVIAIAVFVYLVYHYRCQRKNVREANSHEMEPMKHRLA, encoded by the exons ATGACGCCACACACATATCTGACATACACTGTAGCTTTAAACTCGATGGAGTTTTTGGTCAAAATCGGGCTGTTTTTGAACTTTCTGCTGATTATTACAGCTG ACACCATCGTTCATTGTCTGTACAACAGCAGCTGCCTCTTACCATCCAACTACAAACAAGGAGATGCAACAAACATCTGCTGGATGTACAAAAAAGCGGCCATTGTCCACTCTTCTTTTTCTGAGAACAGAAACATGTCTCTCCGCCAAGACCTTAGTTTTAAGGGTCGGACTTCACTGGTGGAGGATCAGGTCACTGGAAGGAAGACGGAGCTCCTGTTGGAGAATGCGAAGGTTGAGGATGAAGGACCGTTCCAGTTTGTAATTGGCTGTAGAAACGATGGATACCAGTCCACTAATGTTGTGCAGGTGAACG CTCCAGTCCAAAGGGTGGACATTATAAGAGCAGGAAACATTTTCACCTGCAGCTCAGAGGGAGTCTACCCTAAACCGGAGCTCACCTGGTCTGCCAACCCTAAATTCAAAGTGAACCCTCAGCCCAACACCACAGTCCAGCAGACTGAGGGGAAACTCTACAACATCTCCAGCTCTTTGAAGCTCCCTGACGTGGATGAAGATCTGCTTGTCAGCTGCACCGTCAGCACTCGGCTCAACGAGTGGACGTCCACTTGGAGGAAACCCA TTGTAACCAACGGCTGGGCTGAGATCTCCTGCTCCCACATGAACACCTCCTCAGGGGGCTTCAGCCTTGTTTGGAGGTTTAACGACACAGACATCATGACGTGGAACAGGACTGATGGGCAACACGTCTCAGCTCAGTGGAAGAAGCATGTTCTGGCTGAGATGGGGTCAGATGTTCTCCATCTACGGAATTTGTCTTCAGATCTGTGTGGAACGTACCGCTGTGAGCTCAGCAGTGCTAATGAGACCAGAGCTACTCACACACAGCTCACCCTGAACACAG GTGGCTCAAAGATTGTTGTTGGTGGTGTGATTGGAATCATTATCATTGTGATTCTGGTCATCGCTATAGCAGTATTCGTGTACCTCGTTTATCATTACAGATGCCAAAGGAAGAATGTGAGAGAAGCAAA TTCACACGAGATGGAGCCGATGAAGCACAGATTGGCATGA
- the LOC114480735 gene encoding butyrophilin-like protein 2 isoform X3, with protein MTPHTYLTYTVALNSMEFLVKIGLFLNFLLIITADTIVHCLYNSSCLLPSNYKQGDATNICWMYKKAAIVHSSFSENRNMSLRQDLSFKGRTSLVEDQVTGRKTELLLENAKVEDEGPFQFVIGCRNDGYQSTNVVQVNAPVQRVDIIRAGNIFTCSSEGVYPKPELTWSANPKFKVNPQPNTTVQQTEGKLYNISSSLKLPDVDEDLLVSCTVSTRLNEWTSTWRKPIVTNGWAEISCSHMNTSSGGFSLVWRFNDTDIMTWNRTDGQHVSAQWKKHVLAEMGSDVLHLRNLSSDLCGTYRCELSSANETRATHTQLTLNTDAKGRM; from the exons ATGACGCCACACACATATCTGACATACACTGTAGCTTTAAACTCGATGGAGTTTTTGGTCAAAATCGGGCTGTTTTTGAACTTTCTGCTGATTATTACAGCTG ACACCATCGTTCATTGTCTGTACAACAGCAGCTGCCTCTTACCATCCAACTACAAACAAGGAGATGCAACAAACATCTGCTGGATGTACAAAAAAGCGGCCATTGTCCACTCTTCTTTTTCTGAGAACAGAAACATGTCTCTCCGCCAAGACCTTAGTTTTAAGGGTCGGACTTCACTGGTGGAGGATCAGGTCACTGGAAGGAAGACGGAGCTCCTGTTGGAGAATGCGAAGGTTGAGGATGAAGGACCGTTCCAGTTTGTAATTGGCTGTAGAAACGATGGATACCAGTCCACTAATGTTGTGCAGGTGAACG CTCCAGTCCAAAGGGTGGACATTATAAGAGCAGGAAACATTTTCACCTGCAGCTCAGAGGGAGTCTACCCTAAACCGGAGCTCACCTGGTCTGCCAACCCTAAATTCAAAGTGAACCCTCAGCCCAACACCACAGTCCAGCAGACTGAGGGGAAACTCTACAACATCTCCAGCTCTTTGAAGCTCCCTGACGTGGATGAAGATCTGCTTGTCAGCTGCACCGTCAGCACTCGGCTCAACGAGTGGACGTCCACTTGGAGGAAACCCA TTGTAACCAACGGCTGGGCTGAGATCTCCTGCTCCCACATGAACACCTCCTCAGGGGGCTTCAGCCTTGTTTGGAGGTTTAACGACACAGACATCATGACGTGGAACAGGACTGATGGGCAACACGTCTCAGCTCAGTGGAAGAAGCATGTTCTGGCTGAGATGGGGTCAGATGTTCTCCATCTACGGAATTTGTCTTCAGATCTGTGTGGAACGTACCGCTGTGAGCTCAGCAGTGCTAATGAGACCAGAGCTACTCACACACAGCTCACCCTGAACACAG ATGCCAAAGGAAGAATGTGA